In the genome of Sphaeramia orbicularis chromosome 13, fSphaOr1.1, whole genome shotgun sequence, one region contains:
- the dnajc30b gene encoding dnaJ (Hsp40) homolog, subfamily C, member 30b has protein sequence MAEVGQRLGTGAYRLSVFRTSPSCPARTRGSPGSLRVTVSDPGDDEESNRDQRQVQPMPQGLQPELQEKLVPDRMASWTRGAASTPHEVFRAHQQLRAFCTVVFILRSERPACRLRCTKPHADAHFTTSRGYSWSGDGKTKDTLLLYRSRTAYYDILKVSPSATQSQIKSAYYKQSFIYHPDKNAGSEEAKQMFAEISEAYTVLGNITLRRKYDRGILSLSDVRSAGRPSSKESTNRSTGSPQQQQQQQKGARQFSHRGKGPMFDFDAFYQAHYGDQLQREQEMRARKWRMEQIQKEREKMKKARLIDLTVYMLLTSAGLIIFHLSMT, from the exons ATGGCAGAGGTCGGTCAGAGACTGGGCACCGGAGCCTACCGGCTGTCCGTGTTCAGGACCAGCCCGAGCTGCCCGGCCCGCACTAGAGGAAGTCCCGGATCCCTGCGGGTCACCGTGAGCGACCCTGGGGATGATGAAGAGTCAAACCGGGATCAACGTCAGGTTCAGCCAATGCCTCAAG GACTCCAGCCTGAACTCCAGGAGAAGCTGGTGCCTGACAGGATGGCATCCTGGACCAGAGGAGCTGCGTCCACCCCCCATGAGGTCTTCAGGGCCCACCAGCAGCTCAGAGCTTTCTGCACTGTTGTATTTATTCTGAGATCAGAGAGGCCGGCTTGTAGACTGAGGTGCACAAAACCACATGCTGATGCTCATTTTACCACATCCAGAGGTTACAGCTGGAGTGGAGACGGTAAAACAAAAGACACTCTACTGCTGTACAGAAGCAGGACAGCCTATTACGACATCCTCAAAGTGTCCCCTAGTGCCACACAGTCTCAGATCAAGAGTGCCTACTATAAACAGTCCTTCATCTACCACCCTGACAAGAATGCAGGGAGTGAAGAGGCCAAGCAGATGTTCGCAGAGATCAGCGAGGCCTACACAGTTTTGGGCAACATCACCCTGAGGAGGAAGTACGATCGGGGCATCTTGAGCCTGTCAGATGTCCGAAGTGCAGGAAGACCATCCTCCAAAGAATCCACAAACAGATCCACAGGCtccccacagcagcagcagcagcaacaaaagGGAGCCAGGCAGTTCTCTCACAGAGGAAAGGGGCCCATGTTTGATTTTGATGCTTTTTATCAGGCACACTATGGGGATCAGCTGCAGAGGGAACAGGAGATGAGAGCCAGGAAGTGGCGCATGGAACAGATACAGAAGGAGAGGGAAAAGATGAAGAAGGCTAGACTTATTGACCTAACTGTGTACATGTTGCTGACGTCAGCTGGCCTCATTATTTTCCACCTCAGCATGACCTGA